The Emcibacter nanhaiensis genome has a window encoding:
- the ccmB gene encoding heme exporter protein CcmB gives MSALFFQIIGRDVKLSWRQGSTGLMVVFFFAIVVSLFPFAVGPDPDMLSRISVAVIWVAVLLSSLLSLDRIFQADFEDGSLDQFVLLPLPLELVVLAKSLAHWLTTALPLIILSPVLGIMMHLPANGYLPMMVVMVLASPTLSFVGAVGAALTVNLRRGGVLLSLLVLPLYIPSLIFSVLAVNGALDGQDIRLPLMILAGFTLGSAVLAPWAAAAAIRSGLD, from the coding sequence ATGAGCGCGTTGTTTTTCCAGATCATCGGCCGGGATGTGAAACTGTCCTGGCGCCAAGGCAGCACCGGCCTGATGGTGGTGTTCTTTTTCGCCATTGTCGTGTCGCTGTTCCCCTTCGCGGTGGGGCCGGACCCGGACATGCTGTCGCGCATTTCCGTGGCTGTGATCTGGGTCGCCGTGCTGTTGTCCTCGCTGCTGTCGCTGGACCGGATTTTCCAGGCCGACTTTGAAGACGGCTCGCTGGACCAGTTTGTCCTGCTGCCCCTGCCGCTGGAACTGGTGGTGCTGGCCAAGTCGCTGGCCCACTGGCTGACCACGGCGCTGCCGCTGATTATCCTGTCGCCGGTACTGGGAATTATGATGCATCTGCCGGCGAACGGTTATCTGCCGATGATGGTGGTGATGGTGCTGGCCTCACCGACGCTCAGTTTTGTGGGGGCGGTCGGGGCGGCGCTGACCGTGAACCTGCGCCGCGGCGGGGTCCTGCTGTCCCTGTTGGTGCTGCCGCTTTATATCCCGAGCCTGATTTTCAGCGTGCTGGCGGTCAATGGCGCCCTCGACGGCCAGGATATTCGCCTGCCGCTGATGATTCTGGCCGGCTTCACCCTGGGCAGCGCCGTGCTGGCACCCTGGGCGGCCGCGGCGGCGATCAGGTCCGGCCTTGACTAG
- the ccmD gene encoding heme exporter protein CcmD has protein sequence MGPYAAFVWSSFGIVAAVMILLALQSWLGRQRDIRQLRQLEELMGGGEKTPQADQGNGQEG, from the coding sequence ATGGGACCCTATGCAGCCTTTGTCTGGTCAAGCTTCGGCATTGTGGCGGCGGTAATGATCCTGCTGGCCCTGCAGAGCTGGCTCGGCCGCCAGCGGGATATCAGACAGTTGCGCCAGCTGGAAGAGCTGATGGGCGGCGGCGAAAAAACACCTCAGGCGGATCAAGGTAACGGACAAGAGGGATGA
- the acnA gene encoding aconitate hydratase AcnA, with protein sequence MASVGQDSLNTRRTLNVGGKEYDYFSLSAASEKIGDVSRLPYTLKVLLENLLRYEDGVTVSTEDVQALADWQKNRGKDSREIQYRPARVLMQDFTGVPAVVDLAAMRNAMVDLGGDPQKINPLSPVDLVIDHSVMVDKAGTPTAFKENVDLEMERNAERYQFLKWGQKSFDNFSAVPPGTGICHQVNLEYIAKTVWTADVAGRTVAYPDTCVGTDSHTTMVNGLAVLGWGVGGIEAEAAMLGQPVSMLIPEVVGFKLTGEMQEGITATDLVLRVVEMLRELGVVGKFVEFYGDGLDHLTLADQATIANMAPEYGATCGFFPVSAQTLDYLRFTGRDDDTVALVESYAKEQGMWRDANSPEPVYTTTLELDISTVVPNLAGPKRPQDRVALDTAASAFDGVLDGFGKLAEKGKTFEVEGDENGIRHGDVVIAAITSCTNTSNPGVLMAAGLVAKKAHELGLTKKPWVKASLAPGSQVVTDYLEKAGLQSHLDALGFNLVGYGCTTCIGNSGPLAAPISKSINENDLVCTSVLSGNRNFEGRVSQDVKANYLASPPLVVAYAIAGSMTIDITKDAIGQDKDGNDVFLKDIWPSNAEVHEAIAHSLSREMFIERYSDVFAGTPEWQAIKVAEGETYAWDDKSTYVQHPPYFQGMSKTAEGGFADIRSARLLALLGDSITTDHISPAGAIKADSPAGKYLQEHGVERKDFNSYGSRRGNHEVMMRGTFANIRLRNLMAPGTEGGWTTHYPSGDVTSIYDASMQYQADGVPLVVVGGKEYGTGSSRDWAAKGTNLLGVKAVIVESFERIHRSNLVGMGVLPLQFKDGETRETLGLTGKETFDITGIGNGITPRQDVDVKITYEDGSTKDIKVLCRIDTANEVEYYANGGILHYVLRNLANS encoded by the coding sequence GTGGCATCTGTTGGTCAAGACAGCCTGAACACCCGCCGCACGCTCAATGTCGGCGGCAAGGAATATGATTATTTTTCACTTTCCGCAGCTTCCGAAAAAATCGGTGACGTATCCCGTCTTCCCTATACGCTGAAAGTGCTGCTGGAAAACCTGCTGCGCTACGAAGACGGCGTGACGGTCTCCACAGAAGACGTTCAGGCCCTGGCTGACTGGCAGAAAAACCGCGGCAAGGACAGCCGCGAAATCCAGTATCGCCCGGCCCGCGTGCTGATGCAGGATTTCACCGGCGTACCCGCCGTTGTCGACCTGGCCGCGATGCGCAACGCCATGGTTGACCTGGGCGGCGACCCGCAGAAAATTAACCCGCTCAGCCCGGTGGACCTGGTCATCGACCACTCCGTGATGGTTGACAAGGCCGGCACGCCGACCGCGTTTAAGGAAAATGTGGACCTGGAAATGGAACGCAATGCCGAGCGTTACCAGTTTCTGAAATGGGGCCAGAAAAGCTTCGATAACTTCTCCGCCGTGCCGCCGGGCACCGGCATCTGTCACCAGGTGAACCTGGAATATATCGCCAAGACCGTCTGGACCGCCGACGTGGCCGGCCGCACCGTGGCCTACCCCGACACCTGTGTCGGCACCGACTCCCATACCACTATGGTCAACGGCCTCGCCGTTCTCGGCTGGGGCGTGGGCGGCATCGAAGCCGAGGCCGCCATGCTCGGCCAGCCGGTCTCCATGCTGATCCCGGAAGTGGTCGGCTTCAAGCTGACCGGTGAAATGCAGGAAGGCATCACCGCCACCGACCTGGTGCTGCGCGTTGTGGAAATGCTGCGTGAACTGGGCGTGGTCGGCAAATTCGTTGAATTCTACGGCGACGGCCTCGATCACCTGACCCTGGCCGACCAGGCCACCATCGCCAACATGGCCCCGGAATATGGGGCCACCTGCGGCTTCTTCCCGGTGTCCGCCCAGACCCTTGATTACCTGCGCTTTACCGGCCGTGACGACGACACTGTCGCCTTGGTCGAATCCTATGCCAAGGAACAGGGCATGTGGCGTGACGCCAACTCCCCGGAGCCGGTTTACACCACCACCCTGGAACTGGACATCTCCACCGTCGTGCCGAACCTGGCCGGCCCGAAACGCCCGCAGGACCGCGTTGCCCTCGACACTGCCGCCTCTGCATTTGACGGCGTGCTCGACGGCTTCGGCAAGCTTGCTGAAAAAGGCAAAACCTTCGAGGTGGAAGGTGACGAAAACGGCATCCGCCACGGCGACGTGGTGATTGCCGCCATCACCTCCTGTACCAACACCTCCAACCCGGGCGTGCTGATGGCTGCCGGCCTGGTGGCCAAGAAAGCCCACGAACTGGGCCTCACCAAAAAGCCGTGGGTGAAAGCTTCGCTGGCGCCGGGATCCCAGGTGGTGACCGACTATCTGGAAAAAGCCGGCCTGCAGTCTCATCTCGACGCGCTGGGCTTCAACCTGGTGGGCTACGGTTGTACAACCTGTATCGGCAACTCCGGTCCGCTGGCCGCGCCGATTTCCAAGTCCATCAACGAAAACGACCTGGTCTGCACCTCTGTGCTGTCCGGTAACCGTAACTTTGAAGGCCGCGTGTCCCAGGATGTGAAAGCCAACTATCTGGCGTCACCGCCGCTGGTCGTGGCCTATGCCATCGCCGGTTCCATGACCATCGACATCACCAAGGATGCGATCGGCCAGGACAAGGACGGCAATGACGTGTTCCTGAAAGACATCTGGCCGAGCAATGCCGAAGTGCATGAAGCTATCGCCCACTCCCTGAGCCGCGAAATGTTCATCGAACGCTACAGCGACGTTTTCGCCGGCACGCCGGAATGGCAGGCCATCAAGGTGGCCGAGGGCGAAACCTACGCCTGGGACGACAAGTCCACTTACGTGCAGCACCCGCCTTACTTCCAGGGCATGTCCAAAACCGCCGAGGGCGGCTTTGCCGACATCAGGAGCGCCCGCCTGCTGGCCCTGCTCGGTGACAGCATCACCACCGACCATATCTCCCCGGCTGGCGCCATCAAAGCCGACAGCCCGGCCGGTAAATACCTGCAGGAGCACGGCGTGGAGCGCAAGGACTTCAACTCTTACGGTTCCCGTCGCGGTAACCATGAAGTGATGATGCGCGGTACCTTCGCCAACATCCGCCTGCGCAACCTGATGGCGCCGGGCACCGAAGGCGGCTGGACCACCCATTATCCGTCCGGCGACGTGACCAGCATCTATGATGCCTCCATGCAGTATCAGGCCGACGGTGTGCCGCTGGTCGTGGTCGGCGGCAAGGAATATGGTACCGGCTCCAGCCGTGACTGGGCCGCCAAAGGCACCAACCTGCTGGGCGTCAAAGCCGTGATCGTGGAAAGCTTCGAGCGTATCCACCGCTCCAACCTGGTCGGCATGGGCGTTCTGCCGCTGCAGTTCAAGGACGGCGAAACCCGCGAAACCCTGGGCCTGACCGGCAAGGAAACTTTCGACATCACCGGCATCGGCAACGGCATCACCCCGCGCCAGGACGTTGACGTGAAAATCACCTATGAAGACGGCAGCACCAAGGACATCAAGGTGCTGTGCCGGATCGACACCGCCAACGAAGTTGAATATTACGCCAACGGCGGCATCCTGCATTACGTACTGCGCAACCTGGCCAACTCCTAA
- a CDS encoding heme ABC transporter permease, translated as MHKFANPARFMRLSKLIQPWAIALAVVLLTIGTYMSLFVAPEDYQMGATFRIMYVHVPSAYMSMFGYVLMAVASIVGIIWKHPLADYTARATAPIGAAFTLLALITGSLWGEPMWGTYWDWYDARMTSVLILFFLYLGYMSVWQAIDDQVRAARIAAIVAIVGVVNIPIIKFSVEWWATLHQPASLIRMDGPSIAPSMLWPLLIMIAAFNAYFVVVLIWRLQRLILGRRIRTLRQQLTARSGD; from the coding sequence ATGCATAAGTTCGCAAATCCCGCCCGCTTCATGCGGTTGAGTAAACTGATCCAGCCCTGGGCGATCGCGCTTGCTGTCGTCCTCCTCACCATTGGCACCTATATGTCCCTTTTTGTCGCTCCTGAAGACTACCAGATGGGGGCGACTTTCCGAATCATGTACGTCCATGTGCCGTCGGCCTATATGTCCATGTTCGGCTATGTGCTGATGGCGGTGGCCAGCATTGTCGGCATCATCTGGAAACATCCGCTGGCGGACTATACCGCCCGGGCGACGGCGCCGATCGGCGCGGCCTTCACCCTGCTGGCCCTGATCACCGGCAGCCTGTGGGGCGAACCCATGTGGGGCACCTACTGGGACTGGTATGATGCGCGGATGACGTCGGTACTGATTCTGTTTTTTCTCTACCTCGGCTACATGTCGGTATGGCAGGCCATTGACGACCAGGTGCGGGCCGCCCGCATTGCCGCCATTGTCGCCATTGTCGGGGTGGTCAATATCCCGATCATCAAATTTTCCGTGGAATGGTGGGCGACCCTGCACCAGCCGGCCAGCCTGATCCGCATGGACGGCCCGAGCATCGCCCCGTCGATGCTGTGGCCGCTGCTGATCATGATTGCAGCCTTTAACGCCTATTTCGTGGTGGTGCTGATCTGGCGCCTGCAGCGTCTGATCCTGGGGCGCCGGATCCGGACCCTGCGCCAGCAGCTGACGGCAAGGAGTGGTGACTGA
- a CDS encoding PGPGW domain-containing protein, with product MSWKTVKRPVKLIIGWILFIAGVIIAPMPIPIGQITALVGLSLLVSESEKVRVWVQKLRRRIPGLCRQLTKAKPHLPGFLKILIERTDPVHLNKNSKHV from the coding sequence ATGTCCTGGAAGACCGTAAAAAGACCCGTAAAACTGATTATCGGCTGGATCCTGTTCATTGCCGGAGTCATCATTGCGCCAATGCCGATCCCCATCGGCCAGATCACAGCCCTGGTCGGCTTAAGCCTGCTGGTGTCCGAAAGTGAAAAAGTCAGGGTCTGGGTCCAGAAGCTGCGCCGACGCATCCCGGGGCTGTGCCGCCAGCTGACCAAAGCCAAACCGCACCTGCCCGGTTTTCTGAAAATACTGATTGAACGGACCGATCCTGTTCACCTGAACAAGAACTCGAAACATGTCTAG
- a CDS encoding methyl-accepting chemotaxis protein produces the protein MFNWLFSLTDNLLSKFTISRRIFLLAGLTILSMVMLTIGFVWNYGKINSEFHSYQDYERQGRLGSELFSLGREIRQDEKSFLLHPEDDLLAQHGKTSRRLTSILDDYAQQAENGEVKSALKSLQDKSKTYQDRFSSLASGLRQLGYTEEDGLRGKLKQSGQKAEEALDETNLPEIQVALLKTRKAEQDYIRLGDKASQRWYKIHLRTVKKGIPQTNISRERKDLLLGYIAAYEKSFADFVQHNEEVKEASTRLDEIYSSMVPDFKSVMDLARTGRENAERTYDEAKSRFVVTMALVAVIALVAYLLLSLPLTRSLTRPIRKITEAMRALSDGEDDVQIDLPAQNNEIGKMVSAIERFRENLGQMEQARLEQAREKEQRLAAEKRAAEQERQLAMEKMEREEEDKRRSAEKQARLEQVCLEFEATMRDVLRQVRSASVEMEGSAREMFSLADSTSARTEALAAASEQSNQNMSAVSVSAGDLEATVDQISGRVRESAQGTSGAVEEIEQANIHIQHLEDASQKIGAVVSLINDIAEQTNLLALNATIEAARAGDAGRGFAVVASEVKNLAGQTAEATSEIAAQVSGMRDATMEAVRTMRLIGDTIRSISGTSEDIASSVHDQEEATREIVRSVKEVSGGMGGILENVVSVSHDAQNTSRVANDVLSNANRLNAESEKLNQKFEQFLRDIKSAS, from the coding sequence ATGTTTAACTGGCTTTTTTCGCTTACCGATAATTTATTGAGTAAATTTACCATTTCCCGCCGGATCTTTCTTCTGGCCGGGCTGACGATCCTGTCGATGGTCATGCTGACGATCGGGTTTGTCTGGAATTACGGCAAAATCAACAGCGAGTTCCATAGTTACCAGGATTATGAACGCCAGGGTCGACTGGGCTCCGAACTCTTCAGTCTTGGCCGGGAAATCCGCCAGGATGAAAAAAGCTTTTTGCTGCACCCTGAGGACGATCTGCTGGCCCAGCACGGAAAAACAAGCCGGCGACTGACATCTATCCTGGACGACTATGCGCAACAGGCGGAGAACGGGGAGGTCAAATCGGCCCTCAAGTCCCTGCAGGATAAATCAAAAACATATCAGGACCGGTTTTCCAGCCTGGCGTCAGGCCTCAGGCAGCTCGGCTATACCGAGGAAGACGGCCTGCGCGGCAAACTGAAACAGTCGGGACAAAAGGCCGAGGAAGCCCTGGATGAAACCAACCTGCCGGAAATCCAGGTTGCCCTGCTCAAAACGCGCAAAGCCGAACAGGATTATATCCGCCTGGGGGACAAGGCCAGCCAGCGCTGGTACAAGATCCATCTTCGCACGGTCAAGAAAGGTATCCCGCAGACTAATATTTCCAGGGAACGGAAGGACCTGTTGCTGGGATACATCGCCGCCTATGAAAAAAGCTTCGCCGATTTTGTCCAGCATAATGAAGAGGTGAAGGAAGCATCGACCCGCCTCGATGAGATTTATAGCTCAATGGTGCCCGATTTTAAATCCGTGATGGATCTTGCGCGGACCGGCCGGGAAAATGCAGAGCGGACCTATGACGAGGCAAAAAGCCGGTTTGTCGTGACCATGGCGCTGGTGGCGGTGATCGCCCTGGTTGCCTACCTGTTGCTGTCCCTGCCCCTGACCCGCAGCCTGACCCGCCCGATCCGCAAGATTACCGAAGCCATGCGGGCGTTGTCGGACGGCGAGGATGATGTGCAGATCGATCTTCCTGCCCAGAACAATGAAATCGGCAAGATGGTCTCGGCCATCGAACGGTTCCGGGAAAACCTGGGACAAATGGAGCAGGCCCGGCTTGAGCAGGCCCGGGAGAAGGAGCAGCGCCTGGCGGCGGAGAAACGGGCAGCCGAGCAGGAGCGCCAGCTGGCCATGGAAAAAATGGAACGGGAAGAGGAGGACAAACGACGGAGCGCCGAAAAACAGGCCCGTCTTGAACAGGTCTGCCTCGAGTTTGAGGCGACCATGCGTGATGTGCTGCGCCAGGTCCGCAGTGCCTCGGTTGAGATGGAAGGGTCCGCCCGCGAAATGTTCTCGCTCGCTGATTCCACTAGTGCCCGTACGGAAGCCCTGGCCGCCGCCTCGGAGCAGTCGAACCAGAATATGAGCGCCGTGTCTGTGTCCGCCGGTGACCTGGAGGCCACCGTCGACCAGATTTCCGGCCGGGTCCGGGAATCAGCCCAGGGGACAAGCGGTGCGGTCGAGGAAATCGAACAGGCAAATATCCACATCCAGCACCTGGAAGACGCCAGTCAGAAAATCGGCGCCGTCGTCAGCCTGATCAATGATATCGCCGAACAGACCAACCTGCTGGCGCTCAATGCCACCATCGAGGCGGCCCGGGCCGGGGATGCCGGGCGCGGCTTTGCCGTGGTGGCCTCGGAAGTGAAGAACCTGGCCGGCCAGACCGCAGAAGCAACCAGCGAGATTGCCGCCCAGGTCAGCGGCATGCGGGACGCCACCATGGAGGCCGTCCGGACCATGCGCCTGATCGGGGACACCATCAGGAGCATATCCGGTACATCGGAGGATATTGCGTCTTCCGTCCATGACCAGGAGGAAGCCACCCGGGAAATCGTGCGCAGCGTGAAAGAAGTGTCCGGTGGCATGGGCGGCATCCTGGAAAATGTCGTATCGGTCAGCCATGACGCCCAGAACACGTCACGGGTTGCCAATGATGTGCTGTCCAATGCCAACAGGCTCAATGCCGAATCTGAAAAACTGAACCAGAAGTTCGAGCAGTTTCTGAGAGATATCAAGTCGGCGTCCTAG
- the ccmE gene encoding cytochrome c maturation protein CcmE, which yields MTTQQTGTVQSPRSRAASRKRRRMYLVLSSLAVLGLAVALVLTALGDSIRMFYDPTEVVERQIPAGETFRLGGLVEKGSLERGGDKLLYKFRVTDGNETMQVIYHGQVPDLFREGQGVVAEGHLDENGIFVANEVLAKHDENYMPKEVAESLKERGLWQHEGAPQ from the coding sequence ATGACAACACAGCAAACCGGAACAGTTCAGAGCCCGCGCAGCCGGGCGGCTTCCCGCAAGCGCCGCCGCATGTATCTGGTGCTCAGCAGCCTGGCGGTGCTCGGCTTGGCGGTGGCGCTGGTCCTGACCGCGCTGGGCGACAGTATCCGTATGTTTTACGATCCCACCGAGGTGGTGGAACGGCAGATCCCGGCCGGCGAGACTTTCCGGCTCGGCGGCCTGGTGGAAAAAGGCAGCCTGGAGCGGGGCGGCGATAAGTTACTCTATAAGTTCCGCGTCACCGACGGCAATGAAACCATGCAGGTGATCTATCATGGCCAGGTGCCGGACCTGTTCCGGGAAGGACAGGGCGTGGTGGCCGAGGGTCACCTGGACGAAAACGGCATCTTTGTCGCCAATGAAGTGCTGGCCAAGCATGACGAAAACTACATGCCCAAGGAAGTGGCCGAAAGCCTGAAGGAACGCGGGCTGTGGCAGCATGAAGGGGCGCCTCAATGA
- the ccmA gene encoding heme ABC exporter ATP-binding protein CcmA, producing the protein MLEANGLCCVRGDFTVFTDLGFSLPRGKALVLRGPNGSGKSTLIKAIAGLLPVRAGFLAWEGEAFTGDGDWIAENICYLAHKNALKPELTVRENIAFWARLHGVEDGIDGAMAALGIDHLGDQPARYLSSGQGRRTALARMVCHRGAIWLLDEPTVGLDQDSVQRLSAVMTSHLDRGGLIVTATHIDLGLARDRSIVLDLGQFSGKGAVADDWSLSEVWS; encoded by the coding sequence ATTCTCGAGGCAAACGGCCTGTGCTGTGTGAGGGGCGATTTTACCGTTTTTACCGACCTTGGGTTTTCCCTGCCACGGGGAAAGGCGCTGGTGCTTCGTGGTCCCAACGGATCCGGGAAATCGACCCTGATCAAGGCCATTGCCGGCCTGTTGCCGGTCCGGGCCGGATTCCTTGCCTGGGAAGGCGAGGCGTTTACCGGTGATGGCGACTGGATCGCCGAAAATATCTGTTATCTGGCCCACAAAAACGCCCTGAAGCCGGAACTGACCGTGCGCGAAAATATCGCCTTCTGGGCCCGCCTGCACGGGGTGGAGGACGGCATCGACGGGGCCATGGCCGCTCTGGGAATCGATCATCTTGGGGATCAGCCGGCCCGCTACCTGTCCTCGGGTCAGGGCCGCCGGACGGCGCTGGCCCGGATGGTCTGCCACCGGGGGGCGATCTGGCTGCTTGATGAACCGACCGTGGGACTGGATCAGGACAGCGTTCAGCGGCTGTCCGCGGTCATGACGTCGCATCTGGACCGGGGCGGGCTGATTGTCACCGCGACCCATATCGACCTGGGACTGGCCCGCGATCGCAGTATCGTTCTCGATCTTGGTCAATTTTCCGGAAAAGGTGCGGTGGCGGACGACTGGTCCCTGTCGGAGGTCTGGTCATGA
- a CDS encoding metallophosphoesterase family protein: MAENTTRRTVLRNGVALVAGACLPITSVKLAFGGEREDFTFAYISDSHIQHIRGNKFVRNWDRGLIRAVAECNLMNPRPDFVIYGGDLAQLGKKSELDHGFEMMAGLNNFDVHYVMGEHDYYLDLGEYWSEHNGPQYYSFDHKGVHFVVLNSIIVDDDWTHNTWKDGTERMGVMAGLDDPRGSPFMIGKKQLKWLKNDLKKVSKDTPVVVCSHSPIQKIFKNWNFWTEEAEDIQKLLKKFDKATVLYGHVHQIQYNQIDNISFHAVMATAWPWPYPQSYVQAESHLPQLTIPMNRANPFFERDATGWQYIDINSGRASVNYSLPQNKSRTVAYDPDKGHPVDTTYQEAGLTLPQKRY, encoded by the coding sequence GTGGCTGAAAATACCACCCGGCGGACGGTGTTGCGCAACGGCGTGGCCCTTGTGGCCGGCGCCTGCCTGCCGATCACCAGCGTGAAACTGGCGTTTGGCGGCGAACGTGAAGACTTTACCTTCGCCTATATCTCCGACAGCCATATCCAGCATATCCGCGGCAACAAATTCGTCCGCAACTGGGATCGCGGTCTGATCCGCGCAGTGGCCGAATGTAATCTGATGAACCCGCGTCCGGACTTCGTCATCTACGGCGGCGACCTGGCGCAGCTGGGTAAAAAGTCCGAGCTTGATCACGGCTTTGAAATGATGGCCGGGCTGAATAACTTCGATGTTCACTATGTCATGGGTGAGCACGACTATTATCTGGATCTTGGCGAATACTGGTCCGAACATAACGGTCCCCAGTATTACAGCTTCGACCACAAGGGCGTGCATTTCGTGGTGCTGAACAGCATCATTGTGGATGACGACTGGACCCATAATACCTGGAAGGACGGCACCGAGCGCATGGGCGTGATGGCCGGCCTGGACGATCCGCGCGGCTCTCCCTTCATGATCGGCAAGAAACAGCTGAAATGGCTGAAAAACGATCTGAAGAAGGTGAGCAAGGATACACCGGTGGTGGTCTGCTCCCACTCGCCGATCCAGAAAATCTTCAAAAACTGGAACTTCTGGACCGAGGAAGCCGAGGACATCCAGAAACTGCTGAAGAAATTCGACAAGGCGACAGTGCTGTATGGTCACGTCCATCAGATCCAGTATAACCAGATCGACAATATCAGTTTCCATGCGGTGATGGCGACGGCCTGGCCCTGGCCTTATCCGCAGTCATACGTGCAGGCGGAAAGCCACCTGCCGCAGCTGACCATTCCCATGAACCGGGCCAATCCGTTCTTTGAACGGGATGCCACCGGCTGGCAGTATATTGACATCAACAGCGGCAGGGCCTCTGTGAACTACAGCCTGCCCCAGAATAAATCCCGGACCGTTGCCTACGATCCGGACAAGGGTCATCCTGTGGACACGACTTATCAGGAAGCAGGTCTGACTTTGCCGCAGAAACGTTATTGA
- a CDS encoding cytochrome-c peroxidase, with protein sequence MKRTILAAGAFCTVLFAPLSALAETPLGLPPVPVPADNPMTAEKVALGKKLFNDKRFSTTGEVNCATCHDGGKAFTDSPLRVSEGINKLTGTRNAPTVINAAYMKTQFWDGREPDLEHQSKGPIVNPVEMGQPNHDPVVKLVQGDKEYQKMFKAAFGISPKKITIDHVAKAIASFERTILAGDSPFDRYMYGGDKTAMSESAIRGMRVFRFEGRCVSCHTTSETYALFSDSKFHNLNVNFDKISGSIDSVTEAFKRDKAGGMDLDVTVLTDAEASELGRFVVSTHAADIGAFKTPTLRNVALTAPYMHDGSLKTLEEVVDFYNNGGRVNPDDPINDFQSGGIRPLNLTDQQKADLVEFLKALTSPRESLNKLAELTK encoded by the coding sequence ATGAAAAGGACCATTCTTGCAGCCGGCGCCTTCTGTACCGTGCTGTTTGCGCCATTGTCAGCGTTGGCGGAAACGCCGCTTGGATTGCCGCCGGTGCCGGTGCCGGCAGATAACCCGATGACCGCGGAAAAGGTGGCGCTCGGCAAAAAGCTTTTCAACGACAAGAGATTCAGTACCACCGGCGAGGTAAATTGCGCCACCTGCCATGACGGCGGCAAGGCCTTCACCGACAGTCCTCTTCGGGTCTCCGAGGGAATCAACAAGCTGACCGGGACCCGCAATGCGCCGACCGTGATCAATGCGGCTTATATGAAGACGCAATTCTGGGACGGCCGCGAACCGGACCTGGAACATCAGTCCAAGGGGCCGATTGTCAATCCGGTGGAAATGGGACAACCAAACCATGACCCGGTGGTTAAACTTGTCCAGGGCGACAAGGAATATCAGAAGATGTTCAAGGCCGCCTTCGGCATTTCCCCGAAAAAGATTACTATCGACCATGTGGCCAAGGCCATCGCTTCCTTCGAGCGCACGATCCTGGCCGGAGACAGCCCCTTCGACCGTTATATGTACGGCGGGGACAAGACGGCCATGTCGGAATCTGCCATCCGCGGCATGCGGGTATTCCGGTTCGAGGGCCGCTGCGTGTCCTGTCACACCACCAGCGAAACCTATGCCCTGTTCTCGGACAGCAAATTTCATAACCTCAACGTGAATTTCGACAAGATTTCCGGCAGCATCGATTCGGTGACCGAGGCGTTCAAGCGTGACAAGGCAGGCGGCATGGATCTCGATGTTACGGTCCTGACCGATGCCGAGGCCTCCGAGCTTGGCCGTTTCGTGGTCAGCACCCATGCGGCCGACATCGGCGCCTTCAAGACGCCGACCCTGCGCAACGTTGCGCTGACCGCGCCCTATATGCATGACGGCAGCCTGAAAACCCTGGAAGAGGTCGTTGACTTCTATAACAACGGCGGCCGGGTAAACCCGGACGACCCGATCAATGATTTCCAGAGTGGCGGCATTCGCCCGCTGAACCTGACCGATCAGCAGAAAGCCGATCTTGTGGAATTCCTCAAGGCGCTGACCAGCCCCCGGGAATCCCTCAATAAACTCGCCGAACTGACCAAATAG